One genomic window of Thunnus maccoyii unplaced genomic scaffold, fThuMac1.1, whole genome shotgun sequence includes the following:
- the LOC121893598 gene encoding mRNA decay activator protein ZFP36L1-like, producing the protein MTATTISPFFEYSEVPNKNKMLNCSNNSCLGGPHLTSNSRSSTNLSSCTPTGSLLDRKVGGGPSAGGLFQRRHSVSLPGAKFSQNQFINSLKTDSSVLLGSSNNKENRLRERSYSELGDRLQPGSQVCTDGSSQVNSNRYKTELCRPFEENGTCKYGDKCQFAHGMHELRSLSRHPKYKTELCRTFHTIGFCPYGPRCHFIHNAEERCGPPPLSAFNKMERPRLQHSFSFAGFPRSGGRQDSPTSVTPPPMFCTEDLTEWQSNSFTYSSEELASLFGHSLGSPPVFEPQGPARPSPNTPCFFQTTSESPPSPPDSLSDQEGYQSSQGSQSGSESPLLDASRRLPIFSRLSVSDD; encoded by the exons ATGACAGCAACTACTATTTCTCCTTTCTTCGAGTACAGTGAAGTCCCGAACAAG AACAAGATGTTGaactgcagcaacaacagctgTCTTGGTGGACCTCATCTTACATCTAACTCACGCTCCAGTACCAACCTTTCCTCCTGCACCCCCACTGGGTCCCTGCTGGACAggaaggtggggggggggccCTCTGCAGGAGGCCTGTTCCAACGCCGTCACTCAGTCAGCCTCCCTGGTGCAAAATTCAGCCAGAACCAATTTATCAACAGCCTTAAAACAGATTCCTCGGTGTTGTTGGGCAGCAGTAACAACAAGGAGAACCGTCTCCGTGAGCGGTCCTACTCAGAGCTGGGGGACAGGCTGCAGCCTGGTAGTCAGGTGTGCACGGATGGAAGCAGCCAAGTCAACTCAAACCGCTATAAGACAGAGCTGTGCAGGCCCTTTGAAGAGAATGGCACCTGTAAGTATGGTGATAAGTGCCAGTTTGCCCACGGCATGCATGAGCTGCGCAGCCTGAGCCGTCACCCAAAGTATAAGACTGAGCTGTGCCGCACCTTCCACACCATTGGTTTCTGCCCATATGGCCCCCGCTGCCACTTCATCCACAACGCAGAGGAGCGCTGTGGGCCCCCACCCCTCTCTGCCTTCAACAAGATGGAGCGCCCTCGACTGCAGCACAGCTTCAGCTTCGCCGGCTTCCCCCGCTCTGGTGGCCGGCAGGATAGCCCCACTTCTGTCACACCTCCACCCATGTTCTGCACTGAAGACCTGACGGAGTGGCAGAGCAACTCTTTCACCTACTCCAGTGAGGAGCTTGCCAGCCTGTTTGGCCACAGCCTGGGGTCCCCACCTGTGTTTGAACCTCAGGGACCAGCCCGGCCTTCACCGAACACCCCCTGCTTTTTCCAGACCACATCAGAGAGCCCCCCCAGCCCCCCTGACTCTCTTTCTGACCAGGAGGGCTACCAGAGCAGTCAGGGTAGCCAGAGTGGCTCTGAGTCTCCCCTGCTGGATGCCTCCCGCCGCCTCCCCATCTTCAGCAggctctctgtctctgatgaTTAA